The sequence below is a genomic window from Ensifer adhaerens.
GCGGCTGGCTCCAGCCTGATCGCGCTGCTGACGTTCGGCATCTCGCCCTCGCTGATCGAACTGCTGAAACAATCCGGCGCGACACCGGAGCTTGCACTGGCGCTCGGATCGCTGCGCGCCGTCATCGGCATTTCCGCGCGGCTGGGCAGCACGGTGCTGATCGAGCGCGTTTCCACCGTCACGTCGGGACTTGTCGGAAGCGTCATCCTGCTTGCGAGCTTTGGCATGCTGACGCTGTTTGCGCCGTCACTGGCAGCACCTGCGGGCTTTGTCCTGCTCTACGGCGCCGGCGCGGGCATCGTCACCATCGTGCGAACGCTGCTGCCGCTCGCCTTCTTCTCGCGCGCCGAATTCGCGCTGATCTCCAGCCGCGTGGCGCTCGCACAGTACACCGCCACCGCCGTGGCCCCCTTCCTCTTCGCCGCCATCCTCGAAAATCTGGGGCTGAAAGGCGTGTTGACCGTTTCCATCGGGATCGCACTCGTGTTTCTCGGAACAATGATCGGGCTGGCGCGATTGCAGCGCGCCGGAGTGGCCAGCGGTCCGATAGCTTAACTTCCGCTCCCCACCGTCACCGCCCGGAACACCATTTCCGCCACATGGGCGTCCGTCTTTGCCTCGCGCCGCGTGCGGGTCTTCACATGCAGGAGGCTGACCAGCGTCACGCCGCCTGCCAGCGTCAATCGCGCATTGTCGAGGCTCTGGCGGACGAGGCCGGCGATCGCCTGCGCCTCGCGATGGCCGGACGTGGACGACCAGGCATCGAGCGCGATCTGGTGTTCGAGCCCGCCGTCATTGTCGGCGCCCCATTCAGTGGAGGTGATCTCGCGCAGCACGACATAGGGCATGGCCGCCCTGGTGAGCAGGCGGTCGTGGACGGCATTCGCCCCGATGATCGCGGCCAGCGCCGCATTGTCGTTCAACGCCGCGACGATGGAGGTGGAGAGAGCCGATTGCGGGTCGGTCATAGCGCGCCCTCCTCGCACAGGCAGACGAGATAGCGTCCGCTCTCGTCCGGGTCGCGCACCGCGCGGATGGTGAAGACGCGTGCCCCTTTCCGGAAGCGCATGCCTTCGCTGACGCCGTCGCGGGCGCGGATCCAGATGCGATGCGTCAATTGCCCACGCATCTGGCCCGCCACCTCGTTGAAGCTGAAGCTGGACGGTTCGATGCGGGCCCAGAGCGAGGCGGCGGCGGTCCAGGCGAGCGCCGCGCCGCCCTGCCCGTCCGGCGTCGGCGTGGCGGCTTCGAGATCGAGCCGGGCAGTGAACTGACCGGGGTCGAGAAAGGTCATGTTCATGGCGTCAAAGCCTCACCGGTCGGAAGGGCGCGACCAGCCGGTCGTAGCCGGCGGGCACGGCAGCGGGCTGCATGTCGGACGGGATCGCGCCGCGCAGTTCGTACATCAGCGCCACATGCATCAGCATGGCCCGTGTCAGCGTGTCGGGCACATCGGCCCCGGTATTGCCGAAGCCTGCGGTGACATCGATCTCGATACCG
It includes:
- a CDS encoding phage head-tail adaptor, putative, SPP1 family; translation: MNMTFLDPGQFTARLDLEAATPTPDGQGGAALAWTAAASLWARIEPSSFSFNEVAGQMRGQLTHRIWIRARDGVSEGMRFRKGARVFTIRAVRDPDESGRYLVCLCEEGAL